The Rhopalosiphum maidis isolate BTI-1 chromosome 2, ASM367621v3, whole genome shotgun sequence genome segment aaaaagcaagtaactttaattcaattaagttCAGATTGTATTGGTCTTTATGGCGCAGAACCAAAAGGCGAtggttagtaaaaatattgttacagttatttatactgatataatattttcaataatcttatttaaaaaacaaattcataatttatattggttaattaaaattaaaacttatgattttgtattgtactattgtattatttttaatgaatttataataatttttgtgttttttaggAGCAGCTTtagtagtatataattttcattacaatATGGTAGTTGctgtacaacattttaaagtctATACCAACCCTCCAAATTTATGGTGTTTTGGAAATCATTTACTTTTAGTAACAGGCCAAAACTTAGCAGTGATTCCTTTTACATGTGAACGAAATAACTTATCCCTGTTaatggataataatttaataaaaataaatgataaatttgaaGAAATTGAATGGGATTCTTatgcaaaacaaaaatgtgtaGATACTATTTCAGCTTCAGCTTTAACCCaatcaaagtaaaaattattattatcattatttatttatttttacaatatttaacattatttatttgtttatttcagattaaatgaaatgattattactgaccatattaaaaacaaaaaggaTAAATCATTGATTCGGTTACTGATGGATAACAACGATATTAGTGATACTTCCTTAGTTgaaatattgtcatattgcAGTAATAACACTACAAAACATTCAAAtcttttgtcaaaattatttgcATATCCCCCTTTAAATAAACCATCTTGTTTACGGCGCCAATTACCATTTGAGAATAtgcttataattttgaatactttGTATTCACTTATGAAGGAGAAATTGATTGAAGAAAGATTGGTTGATTGGATGACACTGATGATTGACTGTTcttatcaacaattattattgtcaaatgATCCTAATGTACttgaacttattattaaagttcaaAATGATGTAAATAGCAAATGTGACTATTTGGaatcagtaaataatataaacaatacaatgcgtgttataaaaagtaaaaatatgaacagtAAGAAACGAGATGGACCtgtcaacaatttatataaaattgaaacaattaatttatattgagtaaatttatattttaaaaataatatttgttttttttttatgtccagCACAATACTTGGTGGCTAAATATtagtcaatttatttttatttatatattatattttattatttgagttCATAACAGTAGTGATGACCTATATTGAATGAtggacaaataatttttttgatattgaacaatatttttattgaatatatattattatttttttaatgtattgatcgattaatttactaatagtTTCTtggttagaaatttaaaattttattgaattatgttaaaataacagGGCAAGATAAACTTATCATTGATCTCAGGCCTGAGTCATGTTAACATTTAATGaacaatatcataacaaatttgaaattaatatttctttataaatttgtcaatttcatatcaataatatataaataacaatgttttatatcatattttaataatactaatgataCGTGCTTTGATATCTctgatagtaatattaatggcAATacgtaataatgataatcacGGCTACACCGCTATTGCACATGAATTGCAGATTGGCACACCACACTTATATTAGTTTCATAGATTCAGAGtaagtgaataaataattttttttgttttttaaacagcatttaatacaacttttgaaatttgaacttgtatatacatgtatttaattgtggtagtataacatttgtaaatgtattgttattgtgtCAAACAGTTAACGTATTTTTAGAAGTATACATAGTAAGGTACAATTTTCTAAGTAATGTCGATTTTTCAAATCAGCTTTTTTATTTGCATCAATTATTCcttgtattattacttttaattagaattatttgtttcaaataatttagtgaTTACACTTTCAATGAAATCATTTGTCtgcttatgtaaataatttaagggaaaattcaaattttctgTAGGTTCCCCTTACGCTAAcatctataacttataagaatgCATAGatttttgaacaaattttttatacctactgtGCATAGGACATACTCTAGTGGTCTATGGCATAAGAGAACATGTTATCATCACTATTCACTATCACAAGAGActgattatatacaaatttgtgATAAGATACTGCTGACCACGGACTATTGACCACAAAGGTagcaaagaaaaatttaaataatgattatagcaTGGATtagtatagattaaatattaaataacactgCGTctgttcataataaataaatgtgttctctgttatattataatgttaatgttatttaatctaTACTGTGATACTACTGAATTGATGAAATTTTATCTATTCTGTGCTATGATCATACTCCATGGTTCCATACcaagtgtttttaatttttttttaacttaaccataatataatattatgaattttactacttttaacttttattttgacaagttatttataaaatttaatcagtattcatatatttattgataatgttgaaaaatgttaatacaatgGCACATATTATGGCGTACTCCgtttacaatttgtttaagttgaaaaaatattttaagtatatttttataatttcactaTGGTTACTGTATTATTTTGGTGTTTTCACTCATTTTTTTGAGTTGGACTATTATTCTCAATTTGTGTATCCTCTGGAAACAAACATATCAAAATGCGTAATGAGCGCACAGTCTGGTAATTCTGATCAACTaccttgtattaatataaatttattagaatacgATTTACTGTTGTCAAATGAcactaaatgtaatataaatattcatttacttATATTGGTTAAGTCgtcattaaacaattttgatagACGGAGGACCATTCGACGAACTTGGGGATTTGAGAACCGATTTTCTGATGTACCAACTAGAACAGTTTTTGTATTGGGAAAGTCTTATGATATAGATTTAGAGAAACGCATTAAAGAAGAACATGAACAGTATGGAGATATTGTAcagtatgattttattgacGAATACTACAATAACACCATCAAAACTATGAATGCAATTAAATGGGCTACAACTCATTGTAATGATTCAAGATTCTATTTTTTCTCAGACGATGACATGTATGTATCTGTGAAAAACGTGTTACGTTATTTGCGAAATCCAACTAAATAtccagaatatttaaataaagaagtTAAAGGGAAGCAATCAAAGTATATCTTACCATcagatatagtattatttactgGATACGTTTTTCATTCTTCACCACTGAGACATCAAATAAGTAAAtggtatgataattttgtttttttattagctttttattttggtaagtcaaacaattatttgttacaGGTATGTTTCCCTTTCTGAATATCCATATCATATGTGGCCTCCATACGTCACAGCTGGTGCTTATATGTTATCCAAAGCAGCTTTagtcaaattttattatggAAGTTCTTATGTAAAGCGGTTTCGATTTGATGACATATATTTAGgattgttatcaaaaaaattaaatgtaaaacctCTGCACTGTgaacacatatatttttataagaaacatTATTCTATAAGTAGTTATAAGTATGTTATAGCTAGTCATGGATATGGTGATAGTGAGGAGTTACTTAATGTTTGGTTAGAACAAAAAAGTAATGGAAACGCATAAGACTACTTAtttgtattacctattaaaatttataaattattcctcATGTTACTACTTTAAATACTGaaacaaagtatatattttttaaatttaggttttattgttgaaaaaatcttaataaacatttgtaaattatttttatttggataaacattttttacttacaattatttgtattaattgtagtgtgtgaataataaaatcaggtaaaataatagcaaatctatatgaaaatttagaattttggtCTTATAATTTCACATTGCTCAAACAATTCCTTGAGTAACGAGTCTCTCACCAGGATGatgaaaattacaaatgaaaaatcatcATTCCTTTTCttgattaatttacttataatatatttaatttgattgttGTTATGTACTCatattatgcttttatatATGTTGAG includes the following:
- the LOC113553610 gene encoding nucleolar protein 11, coding for MIKLDTSYSLGSIIESNFLGISNDAEPDNVIVTLSKNMVTCFHMPSQNQVHCWSSSDKLSSAVIFDPLTNCYYGVFNYTRIGKWLRTSSMMKDMKKFNFTSKIIKLLTRLDYKGAVAVFENGYCECLKEAIGNRKKIRDAVINNGETIELAKLCLFRTKAICIIVSVDNKNIKTLRSVPLEDTFLPINLQISFKNKTDKLLGYCIRENSESLNVVTFWSNGYLYSNELYTESNSNDFPGKQLTEITLVNLKKQVTLIQLSSDCIGLYGAEPKGDGAALVVYNFHYNMVVAVQHFKVYTNPPNLWCFGNHLLLVTGQNLAVIPFTCERNNLSLLMDNNLIKINDKFEEIEWDSYAKQKCVDTISASALTQSKLNEMIITDHIKNKKDKSLIRLLMDNNDISDTSLVEILSYCSNNTTKHSNLLSKLFAYPPLNKPSCLRRQLPFENMLIILNTLYSLMKEKLIEERLVDWMTLMIDCSYQQLLLSNDPNVLELIIKVQNDVNSKCDYLESVNNINNTMRVIKSKNMNSKKRDGPVNNLYKIETINLY
- the LOC113553214 gene encoding beta-1,3-galactosyltransferase brn-like, translated to MLKNVNTMAHIMAYSVYNLFKLKKYFKYIFIISLWLLYYFGVFTHFFELDYYSQFVYPLETNISKCVMSAQSGNSDQLPCININLLEYDLLLSNDTKCNINIHLLILVKSSLNNFDRRRTIRRTWGFENRFSDVPTRTVFVLGKSYDIDLEKRIKEEHEQYGDIVQYDFIDEYYNNTIKTMNAIKWATTHCNDSRFYFFSDDDMYVSVKNVLRYLRNPTKYPEYLNKEVKGKQSKYILPSDIVLFTGYVFHSSPLRHQISKWYVSLSEYPYHMWPPYVTAGAYMLSKAALVKFYYGSSYVKRFRFDDIYLGLLSKKLNVKPLHCEHIYFYKKHYSISSYKYVIASHGYGDSEELLNVWLEQKSNGNA